CCCGATGCGCAGGCGGCCCTCGCCGTCCATCGCGTCCCGGGCGTTGACGACGAGGTTCACCAACGCCGTATCGAACTGGCTCGGGTCGGCGTTGACGTGCAGGTCCCGCCGCTCGCCATCGGGTAGGCCGAGCTCGACCTGGATACGTGCCCCCGTGAGCGTGCCGACCATGTCGGCGAGCGCCGCCACGGCGCGGTCTGCTGCGAAGGTTTCCGGCCGCAGCGCCTGTCGACGTGCGAAGGCGAGGAGCTGACCTGTGAGCTTGGCGGCACGGTCGACCGTGTCGGAAATGGCACCGACGTAGCGAAGCCGGCGCTCCTCTGCGAGGTTGGGTCGCTTCAGCAGGTCGGTCGAGGACTTGATGACCGTGAGCAGGTTGTTGAAGTCATGAGCCACGCCACCGGTCAACTGACCGACGGCCTCCAGCTTCTGGGATTGGCGCAATTGCTCTTCAAGAGCCCGACGTTCCGTGATGTCGCGGCCAGCGGCGTAATAATGGTCGTCCCTAGGGATAGCGTTCCACGAGAGCCACCGGTACCCGCCGTCCTTCGTCCGGACGCGCACGTCGATGTCATGCAGCGGAAACCCGGCGCTGATGCGCTCGAAGGCCGCCGCGGCCTGCGCATAGTCGTCGGGATGCACGAACGCGTCGAAGCGGGTGCCCACAACCTCGGCGACATCCCATCCGAGCGTTTCGGTCCAGGCGGCGTTCGCCTTGCGAAAGACACCATCGAATCCGCAGACCACGAAGAGGTCGCGGCTGGCGCGCCACACCATGTCGCGCTCGTCGGCTCGCTCCTGAGCGGTGGCCTCCAGGTGGCTCTCGAGACGGCGGCGGTCGGTGATGTCGTTGAACAGGATGGCGACCCGGTGCTGCTCGGGCTCTCCGATCCGCAGGGCGTGGACGTCGTACCAGCGCCCCATTGCGATCGACCCGCTCTCGAACCGTACGGGCTGGCCGGTCCGCGCAACCTCGCCGTAGGTGTCGAACCAGGAGCGTTCGAGCCCGGGCACGAGTTCGCTAGCCCAGCGCCCGGCCGCGTCTCGCACGCCCGTCTGCGCCGCGAAGGCGGGGTTCACTTCCATGAACCTGTAATCGATCGCGCGCCCCTGTGCGTCGAAACGCATCTCGATGACGCAGAACCCGCTGTCGACCGCGTCGAAGAGCGCCCGGTACCGGGCTTCGCTCTCGGCCAAGACCCCTTCTGTGGTGCGGAAGCGGGTCACGTCGAGCTGGCTCGCGAAGAAGTAGCGGAGTTGGCCCCCATCCGGATCGAAGACGGGGCTGACGTAGAGCTCGTTGCGGAACGGCGTGCCGTCGCGATGGTAGTTCAGGATCTCGACCACCACGTCGCGCCGGGCAGCGATGGCGTCACGGACCTTGGCGACATCGGCCGGGTCGGTCCCAGGGCCCTGAAGGAAGCGGCAGTTGCGCCCGATCAGCTCGGCAGCGTCGTAGCCGCACAGGTTCTGGAAGGCCCGATTGGCGAATACGATGGGATTGTCGGGCAAGTTGGGGTCGGTGATGATCTGCGGCATACGGGTCTTCTCCGCTGCCGTGAACAGAAGGTCGGTGGAGGCCGCGGAAGTCCGCTCACCGCGATCCGGCCGGCGCAGGCCATCCCCGCGCTCGGCCTCAAGCCTCGCGACGCGGGCTTCGAGCTCGCGCTCGCGCCGCCGCAGCCTCTCGATCTCTGCGTCCATGACCCCCTCTGAGCGCGAGCAGCTTTCGAATCGGCGTAGGACGACGATCGCAAGGTGGATAACGCGGCACCACGGCGCAGGTTGGCGTCGAATCGGCCGCGACGTTCATCGGCATCGCGCGTTGTCGTCGGCCCTTACCAAAGGGCGTCTTTGAGGGGAACGACATGCAATCGGACACGCCGCGGCCGGGAGACGATCCATTGCCGCCCATCGGTGACCCGCCACCGGACCCAGCCCCGCCGGAGGGCGACCCACCCAGCGAGCCCCCGGCGCCCCAACCTCCTGGCCCGATCAGCCGGCGCTAGGGGAGTCCTTCGGCGTCACAGCCCTGCGTGATCGATGGAGCGCAGGGCTGTCATGTTCGCTGGCTCCGAAACTTTACATCAGCTGTCCCGGGTACGCTGGCGAGTCATTTCACGGACGCACCTCGATCAGGTCGTCACCGAATGAGTTCTTACGCACCGTGATCGTTACCAGACCACGCTGACCCGAAGACCATTCGGCGTCGAATACGCACGAACGTACTGCATCCGGTTGCCCCGAATTCGTGAGCCCACGGGTCAGATCGAGCAGCTTGCGCCCCCCGAAGCGTGCGCGGTCCATCGCATTGGCGGCCTCCATCAACTGCCGGCGCACTTCGACCCGGTTGCACGGATCACGCGCCAGCGCCGTCTCCTCCTCGCGCCGGAGGCGAGCCAGGGTCTCGGCAGCGGCTCGCTCCTGCGCCGCCCGGTCGGCGGTGCGCTGAGCTGCGTCGCGTTGCTGTTGCGCTACCGCCTCCGCCGCCTGCCGCTCGGCTTGCGCCCGGGTCCCAGCCTGCCGTTCTGCCTCGATCCGCGCGGCCCGCTCGCGCTCGGCAGCTGCCGCATCATCACGCTCGCGATTCTGACGTTGCAGGCCCGCCAGTTCTTCTTCTTGCTGCTGGGCTCGCGCTTCCCGAGCCGGGCGGTCCCGCTCCCAGGCTTCGGCTTCGGCCAGTCGGGCTGCCCGTAGCCGTGCGCCGATGTGCGCTCGTGCCGCCGCAACCTGCGCGGCTTCGGCGGGAGCGAGCTTCAGCCCCGCCGCGAGTGCATCGACGGCTTTGAGCTTGCCAGCGATGTCGTCGGCAGAGGTTGAGTTCTCGGCTTCGGCGGCCCGGCTCAGAATGCCAGCAAGCCGTGCTGCGCCCGCGGCCCCCTCCTGCTGCGCCTGCCGGATCGCAGCGGCATTCCCCGCCTCCTGTTGGGAGACAATGACGCGCATCCAGCTCTCGTCGGCTTCGACCGGCGAGCCGGACTTCTTGCCGCAAGCCAGCACGCGGTTCTCGAAGGCGCGCCAGACCTCGTAGTGCCAGGCCGCCAGCGGCACCGAAAACGGTGCGGCCGTAGACGCATCAGGCGGCCCACCGCTCGTCCACGCGTTGACCGTCGCCTCGGTGAAGCGGTCGCATGACAGGATCTCGAAGGCGCGCGTGTAGTCCGGCTCGCCCGGGCGGGGACGAGATCCGTTCTGTCGGCCCATCGGCTCGCCGAATCGGTTCACGTAACCGGTGTAGGTCTTCAGGGTCGCGATGCTCTTCTCGACGGCAGCCTCCCAATCGCGCAGGGTCATATCCTCGCGGAAGCCCGGAAGCGTGCGCTTGCAGTCGAGCAGGAAGGCCCGATAGCGGTCGTACTCGGCGTCGCCCCACCGGTAGATCGACAGGTCGAACAGATCGGACAGCTGCTCCCGCGTGCCGCCACGAGGGCGTTCGGGATCGTAGGTCTCGCAGCTCGGCAGTGTCATCCCGGTCGCGCCGGGTTGGGCGCTCGCCGGGCCAGCACCGGTCACTGCGGCGGCCAGAACGGCTGCTCCAACGACGATGCCAGCCACCGAGGACGTGCGCGCCCGCCGCGCGCTGGCCGAGGCGATGAGACGCGCCGTGCGGAGGTCGCCGGTCTGACGCTCGCCGACGTGATAATGTCCCGCTGCGTCCCGCAGCACCGCAACCCCATCCTGGGTCTCGACGTGGGTCAGACCCACGGCCGTGTAGCCCGACCATCGTGCTTCGATGGCTGAGACCATCGACGGCAACGCCCCTTTGTCGGGCACCGCCGCCCAGGCCCGCCGCAGTTCATCAAGGGGAGGCGCCCCGTAGGGGGCGAGCCGCCCCACCGCGGCCTTTATGTCGGGATCGTAGGCAAGGAGGGCCTGCCAAGTTTCGTCCGGAACGCCAATCGACCGCTCCGGCCTCTGCCGCGAGGGCACGAACGGCAGAATCGCCGCGGGGACGAGCAACAACAGCGAGGCCCACGCCCAGCCGACGGCGTTGAGGCCCTTTCGGTGAGCCACGACGTAGCTCACCGCGGCGGCAATCAAGGCGACGAGGAAGTAGGCCCCGGAGGCGGACAGCAGCATGGCGGAGGTTCCGTGGAGCGGGCCAACGGCCTGCGGCCGAGCCCTTGGATGATCGGAATGTGGGACTGTTGGTCCGTCGATTGTCAAGCCGTGGACTGGCTCTCTCGCGCCATGGAGGCGCGAGCACTCATCGGCTGGAATCTGCGGCGGCTGCGCGTCGCCAAGGGTCTCTCGCAGGAGCGACTGGCCCTCGCGGCCGGCATCGACCGCGCCTATGTCGGGCGGGTCGAGCGCGGCTCGGAGAACGTGACGATCTCGACGCTGGAGGCGATGGCGGTCGCCCTGGCGGTGCCGGTCGCGGCGCTGTTCATCGAACCCGAAGCCGGGGCCGAGCCGCCAATGCCATTGCGGGCCGGGCGGCGTGCGAAGTCCGGGTGAACCTCGACACCGGGTTAGGGAGGCTGGTTGCGCTTCGCGCACGGTCAACCTCACGCGCCGATCTCCAGTTGCGGGGCAACTCGGATGAGAAGCGCCCAAGCTGCATCGACCGCCGCGCGGGTCCGGGTGTCGAGGTCGCGCGATCGGAGTGCCGGCGCGGTGAGCAGCGCGAGCAGCCGTTCCGAGAGGTCCGGCGCGGCGGCCAGGAGCTGAGCGTCGGCGAGCCGTTGGATGCCGGTGGCGATGTGCAGCGGGCAGCCGCCGGGCTCGACAGGTGCATCCCGCCGAATGAAGTAGGGCCAGCCACCCGGGCGGTCCTCGGCCGCCGGCTCGACCCCGAGCATAGTTTGCGCGGGCGACGCGTCCGGCTCGGCCGTGCCGCGCACCAACCACGGCCCGGGGGTGGGGATGACTGACGCCGCCAGTCTGCGTCCGGCCACGTCAGTACTCCCCGGCCAGCATGACGGTCAGCATCCGCGTCGTGATGCTGCTGTCGGCCGGATCCGAGGAGTGCCCCGTCATCGCGCGGTCGTAGTAGTCGATCTTGAAGAACACCCGCTTGCCTGCAACCTCGAGCGCACCGAAGTCGTGTTCGCCGCGGGGATCGTTGTCGGGCGTGAAGTCGTCGTAGGCGGCGATGGCGTCGAGAATGGTCTGCTGGCGCTCGCGGCCGAGGGCGATGACGCCAGCGGTCAGCATCAGTAAGCCGCCTGAGAGGGAGCGGCGGAGGATGTCGTTGAGCGCGCGGGTGCGATCCACGTCGAGGACGGTGGTCAGCATGAGAGCCTCGAAGGTTGGAAGGGAGGTAGGCGGCGGCACGGTGCGGCCTGCCACTGGGCGCCCGAGCCAGCCTTTGTGGCTCGGGCAGGGGCGCGGAACCGCTAAGCTTTGCCGGGCGGCAGCAGGGCGAGTTCGTCGGCCCGACGCAGGATGGTGGGCTGGGTCGGGTAGTCGCGCCAGCGCAGCGAATGGACGGTGCCGTTGATCCCGATCACCTCCGCCTCCCACCAGCCCTCGTCGGGCCCCTCGTGGGCGAGCACGACGCTACCGAGCCCGATCTCGTCCCGGTCGCGCGGCAGCTTGTGCCCGACGAAGGGTCCGGGCGGAGCGGGCGGCGGAGGGGCTGCCGTCGTCGCGCGGGGCAGCGTTCCCCTCCCCGGCTCTTGCGTTGCCGCGGGCGAGCCATCCTCGTCGGCAGGAGCTAGGCCCGTGCCATCTGGATCCACCTGAACGCCGGCGAGCTCGAGGAGGCGGGGGAATAGCTCGCGCCGGATGTAGGGGATGAAGGCGCGGCCGCTGCCGAACAGCCGGCCATGGGTGAACTGATCGGCGAAAGTGCGCTGCTCGTCGTCGGCGAGCTGCAACACCCGAAGGTTCATCACCTCGGCCGCTTGCGCCGCGAGTTTGGCCTCGCTGACATCGAACCAGGCGGCCCGGGGCCGGCCGGCATCATCGCGCCCAAACAGGACGAGCGCCGGTGTCATGGGCCGCAGCGGCACTTCGGCGACGAGTTGGAGAGCAGCTTTGCCACTCATCAGAGTGCTCCTAAAACGAAGAAGGCCCCCGGAGCGGGGGCCTTGACGGAAATGTTTAAGTGGAATGCGCCTTGGCCGGGCTGCGGCTGCCATCGATATCGGATAGGGGAGGGTGGTTTCTGGCCCATAGTAAGGCTCCTTGGCTTACGTCGATCAGCGCCACTGCGGTGCGCCAGCCGGTTTTCGGCAATATCGATATTACACGAAAATACAGATTAATCAATATACATGCGTATATCAGCAATAGTAGATAATTTTCGATTATGAAATCTGGCCGCACACTACCTGCTACCACTGGCGACAGGCGTCAACATTGTGCTGGCAGCGTAGTTTGTGACAGCCTGCGCCGATGCGCCACTTACGACCCCGCTCAAACGCTCCATCTGTGCCCACCCAATCCGCATCCATAACCCGCCGCAGGCTGCAAGAAAGTCCACTTTACGGCCCGGCCGCTCAAGTGACTAATTGGGACTGAAGTATAACTGAAGCCGCCATCCTTATAGCCTCGCAACAGTATGACTTCACAAATTCAACATGCTCACGCGAACTCGCGACCGCGCTGATCCGCCCGGTAAAAATATCTTTGCTTACACTTGATTTGCGGTAAGATTTGGCCAGCTGTCAGGCACTAGCGCCGGCGGCTTCGTCCATGGAGGCTCCACAAGTGATTTTTGAAACCAGTCGTCCCGCAGGTTAGCATGTTCCGAAACTATTAGCTGAAAGCCTGGTGTGTCTTTTGTAACGAAGCGCAACATTATAGCAAACAACCTGCGAACGGTCTCAAGATCGACGTCGCCCTGTTCGGTTTCGTCAACGGTGCCACCGACACTTTTATAGCTCGTCTCCGAAGGGAAGTAGACCTGCGTTGGCTGGTCGATCAACATGAAGCCTGGAACCGGAAGGCCATATCCGGACGTGAAGCGGTGGAAAGCTAGCAACGCCCCTAGATGATAGGCGAGATGGTTAGCGCCGCCGCCGCTTTTGTACATGTATACCGGACGCCCAGGCCGGTCGATCACAACTGTAAGCGATCGAAGATCCAACCTTGCCGGAAATTCGCCAAATTCGCCGCCGAGCTCACGAATGTAGCCTGACATGTGCTGCGCGATGTTGCTAAGGGCAGCTTGAAGTCGATCTTCGGAGTCATCTGCGCCGATTTGCTCCTCCAAGTCCTCGATCCGCCGTCGCAGACGTCGCTCCTCATTTTGAAGCTTCGTTAGCTCATGTTCGGGGATCAGATTTTCGAGAAAAAAACTGATGCGCCCCACGACATGTGCGGCCGCATTGTTCCGATTACCCATTTCCTCGAGGAATTCATTTGCAGAAATCGCCGATGCAAGTTCGACCTCCTTCGTGGCGATTAACCTAGTGACCTGTGAGGATTCCTCAATCTGCGATGCGAGGTATGAGTCGAGAACAGGCTGCTCGCCGGTGACCGCAGCCAGCTCCCGGTCCAATGACCGGAGCTCACCAAGGAGGGCATCAGCCACCGGACTCGCCATTCCGAGGTCCTTCTCGGCGAATGGCCACTGCCAATCGCCCGTCTCGGCATTTCGAGGAAGAGCCTTGATGGACGCAAGTCGGTCCTGCTGTTCCAGGACTTCGGACTGAAAACCCGTCGATTGTCTAGTGAAATGTTGCGCTGCTTTGATGCGGCCCTCTACCTCGCGACGCCGCTCCCTGAGCCTGACAATTTCTCGCTCGATTACGGACACCCGCCGCCCGTCATCCTCAGGAACAGGCGTAGGTCGCCACGACAGAGCTTGAC
The sequence above is drawn from the Methylobacterium terrae genome and encodes:
- a CDS encoding hybrid sensor histidine kinase/response regulator → MDAEIERLRRRERELEARVARLEAERGDGLRRPDRGERTSAASTDLLFTAAEKTRMPQIITDPNLPDNPIVFANRAFQNLCGYDAAELIGRNCRFLQGPGTDPADVAKVRDAIAARRDVVVEILNYHRDGTPFRNELYVSPVFDPDGGQLRYFFASQLDVTRFRTTEGVLAESEARYRALFDAVDSGFCVIEMRFDAQGRAIDYRFMEVNPAFAAQTGVRDAAGRWASELVPGLERSWFDTYGEVARTGQPVRFESGSIAMGRWYDVHALRIGEPEQHRVAILFNDITDRRRLESHLEATAQERADERDMVWRASRDLFVVCGFDGVFRKANAAWTETLGWDVAEVVGTRFDAFVHPDDYAQAAAAFERISAGFPLHDIDVRVRTKDGGYRWLSWNAIPRDDHYYAAGRDITERRALEEQLRQSQKLEAVGQLTGGVAHDFNNLLTVIKSSTDLLKRPNLAEERRLRYVGAISDTVDRAAKLTGQLLAFARRQALRPETFAADRAVAALADMVGTLTGARIQVELGLPDGERRDLHVNADPSQFDTALVNLVVNARDAMDGEGRLRIGLRRAGRIPAVRAHPPQRGDFIAIFISDTGAGIAPQNLERIFEPFFTTKTVGQGTGLGLSQVFGFAKQSGGEIIVESAVGEGTTFTLYLPRVAAVEASDPVAEPEALADGHGTCVLVVEDNLDVGAFAQQALRELGYSTVWATDASKALAELERIPFRFEVVFSDVVMPGMNGVELAAEIRRRRPDLPVVLTSGYSDVLAAEGTHGFDLLRKPYSVTDLSRVLRRAVQEARARGR
- a CDS encoding helix-turn-helix domain-containing protein, which produces MEARALIGWNLRRLRVAKGLSQERLALAAGIDRAYVGRVERGSENVTISTLEAMAVALAVPVAALFIEPEAGAEPPMPLRAGRRAKSG
- a CDS encoding DUF3732 domain-containing protein, whose product is MRIKSIHLYSGDGRRRDLMFHAGLNIITGRSSTGKSALSEIIEYCMGRSTFLVPEGAIQDRVAWYAVIYHYTGEEVLVAKPAPRPGVASCSLAMVRRGAVVEAPEPDELIVNDNDDGVVALLSKLLGIPDNVTDVPIDQSRVSFAATIQHTVYYLFQKQEFVASKTQLFYRQNEDHQPQTIKDTMPIVLGVSGKDKFQLDSQLRAALRELRLNAKLVQQAREAATGSEARAFGLLSEARAVGILPSAATADEDTISLLRQALSWRPTPVPEDDGRRVSVIEREIVRLRERRREVEGRIKAAQHFTRQSTGFQSEVLEQQDRLASIKALPRNAETGDWQWPFAEKDLGMASPVADALLGELRSLDRELAAVTGEQPVLDSYLASQIEESSQVTRLIATKEVELASAISANEFLEEMGNRNNAAAHVVGRISFFLENLIPEHELTKLQNEERRLRRRIEDLEEQIGADDSEDRLQAALSNIAQHMSGYIRELGGEFGEFPARLDLRSLTVVIDRPGRPVYMYKSGGGANHLAYHLGALLAFHRFTSGYGLPVPGFMLIDQPTQVYFPSETSYKSVGGTVDETEQGDVDLETVRRLFAIMLRFVTKDTPGFQLIVSEHANLRDDWFQKSLVEPPWTKPPALVPDSWPNLTANQV
- a CDS encoding DUF3768 domain-containing protein; translation: MTTVLDVDRTRALNDILRRSLSGGLLMLTAGVIALGRERQQTILDAIAAYDDFTPDNDPRGEHDFGALEVAGKRVFFKIDYYDRAMTGHSSDPADSSITTRMLTVMLAGEY